A region of the Synechococcus sp. PCC 7502 genome:
AACACCATCTTTAGGATGTAGATATACTTGATCCCCATTGGGAAATTCACGCCAAACTTTATAGTTATTGATTTTGAACTTTCTAAGCTGAGTGCCTAGAGCTAGTGCCTGTTCCTTTTTAGCAAGGTATAAAGCATTGTCACCCTGATTCATAATGGCTGCGCCACCAGTAGGTAACTCAAATACTTGTTCTTTGGGGCTATTCCAAGTAATCAGGTATTTTTCTTCTAAATAAGCAGCAGAGAGTAAGCCGC
Encoded here:
- a CDS encoding photosystem I reaction center subunit II PsaD; its protein translation is MSEEIQEVQETPATFTPGKPSGKTPIWGGSTGGLLSAAYLEEKYLITWNSPKEQVFELPTGGAAIMNQGDNALYLAKKEQALALGTQLRKFKINNYKVWREFPNGDQVYLHPKDGVFPEKVNAGRVAVNSVSRKIGDNPNPISVKFTGKATYEV